GGTAGAAATCTCTCTTGATGAGTTCAGGTACGAAGAAGTCGGTGTTCTTCATGAAATCGGTATCAGTAACGCCGATGAGGGCGGATATGACTGGTATGCGATTAAATTCCCTGAAGAATGGGCTCGCTACCTGCGCTTCAAGATTACCGAGCCGAGAATTTTCTACCCCAACATCGGTGAAATGATGGTATACGGTGTAGGGTATGTTTACAGCGGTGTATACGAATCCGATTGGTTTACCTTCGACAATCCCTCGAGCCTGAAGAACTATGATATGATTACATGGTTCGGAAAAACTCCCGAGGGAACGAAAATAGTCCTGCAGACCAAGACGAAATTTGAGCTGCCGGACGGTACTCCGGTCGAGAGTGACTGGAGTCCGGAGCATACAACCTCACCATTCAAATTTGACTCCCCTGAACCGGCCTACGCATTCAAGTATCGTGTATCGCTCTCCACACAGGATATCGATGTTACTCCTGAGTTTCAGGAAATTATGGTAACATATTCCGATACAAATCAGCCGGTATCACGGGCACAGGCATATGTACTGCCGAATTCAGTTCCGATGGGTGAGATGACCGATTTTGAATATACCATTCAGTACAATCTCAACCCGGGACAGAATATCAAAACGGTTGCGATCTTTGTACCCGGAGAATCGTTTGTTGATTCTGTGTACAGTTCGGATGCAGATGCGCTCGTATCGATAGATGAAACATTGACCAAATCAACTCCTGATACTCTGTATGTTACCTTTGCGACGCCGGTTACCAATAAAGTAGCCGATGCAGCAGGTACTATGGATGAACTGAAGATCTACTTCAAGACCGAACTCCTCACCAACATTCACGAATTCAATTCGTACGTTTTTAACGAATTCAACAATGACGGTGCGGGTGGTGTTAAGGTATGGCAGCGGGCCGATAAATCGTGGACGGTTTCCACATCCACCATACTCGACAGTGTTTTAGGCAAGGTTGCTGCGGTACCGAAAGTGTTTACTCCAGATCCTAAAGATAATATCAACGATTTCACCGTCATCGAGTTCGAGCTCGCAAAGGTTGAATCTGATGTTAAAATCAAGATTTTCGATACAAAAGGCAGGCTCGTAACAACGAAGGATTGTGGAGTTTTAATGGCCAAGAAGTATTATCTTGATGAAAAGCTCAATAATGCTGCACTTGCAGAAAAACTGCCCGGTTACTGGGATGGCACCGATGATGACGGTGATCTTGTACCTCCCGGCGTTTACCTGTACCAGGTGGTTGTTGATACCGATTCAGGAGAGAAGATCAAGGGCGGTACTGTAGTTGTAGCGTATTAATGTGCGTATATTCGTAGGAGTAATGAGTAACACATGATCGCAACTGTACAACGGACGGGTAAATAGGATATGGCGAGTACAAACTGGAATGTTGTAAGAAGACGAGGTCTCGGTCGAAAGCTGAAATGCATTTTGGCTGTATGCGCTGTGGGTGTGTTTCTTTCCACCACGCTAGCTTTTGGAGCATTTTTTGATACAGCCGGCCAGAGTGCGCGACCCATGGGAATGGGAGAAGTATTTTTGGCTTCCACCGGAGACGCGAACAGTTTCTGGTATAATCCTGCCGGTCTTGCACATAATCCGGGCAGGATGGTTGGTCTATCATATGGGGTTATCAATCCATCGATTGCTTCTGACCTGATGACTTATAATCTTAATGTTGTGTTTGGCGGCTTTGGGGTCGGAATTTCCGGTCTTGGTGCCGATGGGGCATCGGAAATGGTTATCAATGGTGCCTATGGAAAATCTTTCGGCGAGAAATTTGCTCTTGGCGGCAACGTCAGGATGCTGAGATGGGCTGTTGAGGGTCAGGATGATCTGTATCATGGCGGCAAGGATGACGATCTTTCCAAAGTTTCGTTCTCGCTTGATCTCAATGCGACATATGGCATTGGTGAATTATTCGGTATCGGTCAGTTTTCCACGGGTGTCTATGTGAAAAACGCCATTATGCCGAATATTTCCGAATCAGGCGATGACGGAGGTAAACTGCCCATAGAAGCCGGGATCGGTCTTATGGTCCAGAAAGATATTTATACTGTTGAAGGTGATGTGGCGGTGTGTGACGGCAATACGTTTTTCCGGTTGGGAACCGAATCCGGAATTACCGGATCGGATCTGAAACTCAGAGCCGGATTTATTTATGGCAGCGATTTTGAAGATGATACCGAGCAGACTGATATTGATCTGGGGCTCGGCTACAATTTCAAATCGGTTATCTTCGATTATGCCTATAATTTGCCGTTGGCGTTCAAGGAAACAGGAGGCAGGCACTTTATATCTTTCGGAATTTCTTTCTAATAAGGTCATCAATGGGATAGACGGTACCTATGAAAAGACGATACGAAAATAAAAGTAGGGTAGTCCGCGCTGTCATATTTTCTGTAACGATGATGGCTCTGGCCGTATCATCGTACAGTCAGGATTTCATCTCACGGGAATATAGACCGCGCTGGTACCAACCGTATGAAAATTTCGGCCAGTATGATTTGAGGAAATATCCCGACTATTATCAGGAGCCATCGACAGGCAGACAGTACCTGTCGCCTGTTACCTATGATCAGTTTGGTAATTTCCTCTTGCCTGGTGGCGATATTTACTATATGAAATGGGATCAATCGAGGATTGGAGCCTCTGCAACGACAGATGCAAGTTCTACCCAGTATTACAACAGTGTTTTCAACAACCTGATGATTGCATCTGATGAGTTCTCCAACTGGCAGACGAAATTCCTGATTGGTTCTACATTACGGGCTTATTTTACACCATCAACGATGAAAATAACCCGTTTTAATGGTATTCGTTGGGATGCATCATCACGAAAAAACAATGTAACCCTGGTCGCATCACCGGGAACAAACCCGATTTACGGTGTTCACTGGCAGAGTATTCTTGGTGATATCCTCAAGATTGGCGGATCATACGTTTCGAAACAACGCGGAACGATTTCTGATTCCCATCAGGATATCGATACTGCCATCAGAACAGGCCCCCGGTATGTTTATGTGATCGTGAGTGATGATTCTCCCGAGGACGCTGATAACGGTCCACGTGTCTATGGGATAAAAGTAAGATCAAACAATGAGGATATCACCAAGAATGTTCCTCAGAGAGCGTTCAGAATCCCCGATCTCCTTAACAGCAAACGTTATTATAACAAGGACTTCCAGAAACAGTTCGTTTTTCCGCGGAGTTCGAGTCTTCCGTTTGTTCCTCAGAAAGTTGAGGCTGTGGCATATAATCAGCAATCGTGGGTTCTGGATATGCTTAATGATAATACCCTGAATGACATGTTTTCCAAGACAGACGCCATTAACTATTTTGGCTATGTGAATCTTCCTGTTGCCGGTTCTGACGATCCTCAGAGCAGGCAGTTTGCCGCAGATACATCAAAAGGATTTCTTGAGGCATCGGGAACTGATATTGTTATCTACGAGTTTCTGGTTCCCTACGCGGCTCGAGACCTCGAATTCGAGGTTCTTGCTGCAAACGATTACTGCATCGATATTGTTTCAACGATGTACAGGATCACTCAGGAAGGTGAAGCAGACTGGGCAGACAAGCCTTTCACTCCAGCATGGAACGGAAAATGGAGCATTTATTATGATAAAAAGCACTGTGTGAATGCTCCGGGTAATGTTAAGGATCTTTCCAATATGGAGTGGGTTTCGGTTCGTTATGACCGTATAACCGGTATGAGTGTCTATGGCCTGAACATGGAGTTGAACTGGCGTGGTTTGTTTGTCCGCGCTGAATTCAATCAGTATAATGAATACAGGTCGTATCCGCTCCCCGATAAATGGCCGGGAGCTTCCAGTAATGAATTGCATTCACAGGCATGGTTTGTGAATGCTGAAAAGACATTCGGAAAATGGAGTCTGGGTGGTGAAGTATTCAACTACCCCCGTCAATACATGCAATACAGCTCATGGTCGACGGTTGATGATAACGATGACGATGATCAGTATGTCGGCGGTTCTGAGTATCCGGGTCTCGATGTGGATTTTGACAGGACTGTCGATACAACATGGCGCGGAGAACCGTACATTCTCTATTATTTTGATTCCATTTCTTTCGGTGATGATTTCAATCATAACGGCATCATCGATGAGCGTGAGAATGACGACCAGGACGACCTTCCCTATGAACGTGATTCCAGGGGTCAGCATTATTTCGTTAAAATATCACCCCGTGAATTGACCAAAATATCTCTGGGTCATTACGATATCAAACAGGAATACTTCAAGGGACGTAATTTGACTGATTATGTAAAATTAGAGCATATTCAGTCGTTGAGTTCGATCGGTGAGTTCGGTGTATTCCACCGTATGGAACGTGTCCAGGATGATTACAAGTCGAATCAGTATTATACACAATATACCTATGATAACAGGGGCGCTTCGGGCTACTTTAACAACCTGGCGTTTAAAAATGCATGGTACAATTCATCCATGTTGCATACACGCCTGACATTTATACCCAGCTTCAATATTATCAATGATGCAAAGTATGATGTAATCAATCGTGTCGATACCGATTTTTACGGTACTGTGGACCAGCAGCGCAGAAGGGCTCCTCAGGATATCATCGATGCATCATTTATTCATAAGGCTGATTATACATTACGTATTGCCGATGCCCGTATTCTGCCCGAAATGTACTGGCGCGGTTTCCGTCTTATGAAAGAAAGAAGAATTAAAGAATTTAAATTACAGCCAATGATTAAATTTGTTCATTCTTATTTTACGAAAGATCTGCAATATAATTATTATGGTGGCCGCAGCTGGACAGTATATCCAATTCTGAGATTTGATTACCAGGTTGCTCCTAATACCTTGTTGCGTTGCGGATTCCAGGGATTTCCTGGTTTTCCTGAAATGAGAAGAAATACTGGTGATAGACTTCATGATTCCAACAGCAGAAGGATGATAATCGCTTTTGAAAACAGAAGCCTTTATCAGGGATTTAATCTGTTGGTTATGCTCGGTGTTCGGAGAGAAAAAGAAGAATGGGTTGAAAGTTTTGGACGAAAACAACCCGGTACAACAGAGTATTTCATCTCCATCAGGTCTGAGGCTTCAAGATAATGTTTACTCTTAATCAGGAAAAGAGAATGGATATAGGGAAAAGACTGAACCGGTGGATGCTCCTGCTGTCATGCGTACTATTGTTCGGTTCTGTTGAAAGCGCTGTCGGTCAGTTGCTTTTTAAACCGGAGATGGAGCGGGAGTTTTACGGTCGAGAGGGGTATCACAGGTACGGCCGATCGATTGTAAACAGGTCTGCAAACCCGAAGTATGACAACTTCGGGAACTATATCATGGATGGCGTGCGGATTTTTGAGTGGAATGAGGAAAAGATCAATTCGAAGCACGTTGAAAGAAACGAGAAATTCAGTAAAATGTATAAAACGAACCCTATTGATGAGGGTGAGTATTTCAGGCAGTACCTGAATAATCTCGTTGTCGTCCATGAAACAACAAAGACATTTTCGACACGTTTCATTGTCGGTAATGAAGTCCGTGCTAAGTTTTCACCGTTAACACTTGATATGGCGGCTCTGAATGGTGTACGGTGGGATATGAATTTTTACGAAAACAATCTCACGTTTGTCAGTTCAAGAGCTGACATGCCGCTCTGGTTCTCAAGAGACTTTGTGAATGACGAGGACCGTTTCCGTCAGGTACCGGTATATCTTACCGGTGGCCATTATGAAAGAAAGTTTGGAATCTTTAATGTTGCGGCTAATTATGTCAACCAATACAAAACTGACAGTACCCAGCCGCGTCATTTTTCCAACAAGACGATTGCTTCTGATTTGCGGGATTCAATTACAGGCCAGATTTCTTATGATCCCGAAGATGTGTTGATGCTCGTGGTTAAACTTGAGGATGGCAGCCGTTTTGACGGTAACGGGCCACGAATTTATTCATTGACACCCGTTGTTGACGGAGTTGAACGTCCAGAACTGCTTATGGGTATTACCAAAGGAAACTGGCGGGAAGATTTTACTGATGTACGGCGCCTTTTTAACAATCCGGCAGTGGATTTTTATGAAAACCGATATATGCTTGAGCCGCGGCGTGTACCTCAGTTTGTGGTTTTTGATCAGCATGACCCGAAAAATCTGCCCGAAAATGTTGTATACCGTCGAATGACGACAAACGATCCCCTGATTAAAAACTACGGAGAGCTGACGGATGACGGGAAAAGATATCTCAATTGCGACAACGAGGATTACCTTCTTTTCTGGTTCCAGATTCCTAAGAAAACTGTCGTAGATGATGCGGGTACAACATCGGAAGTTCCGGTCGATGACGTTGAATTCAGATCCGTTGTTGGAAATGATTATAAATTCAGTATATCCGAAATATATCAGGACCAGAATCAGCCGAAGCTGGGTAAAAAAGGCGCGACCTATTATTACACAGCGTTAGAGGCTGAAGGTAATGTTCAGGACATGTCTAACCTGAAAGAAGTCCGGTTCAGATATGGACAGCAGACTGCCGATATACTCATGGGTTTGAGGGTTGATGCTCATGTGAAGGGATTTGATCTGGTTGCCGAATTTAACAAGAATTTTAATTTCCGCCAGTATCCGAGCCCTGATGCGAGTAAATATCGTAAAGATGCCGAAGCCTATTATATAAATGTAAAAAAGGAGTTCGGTAAATTTTCAGTCGGTACTGAATATTTCATGATCTCACCCAATTATACCACTACATTCGAGAACATGGATCCGGCATACTACTATATGAACACC
The bacterium genome window above contains:
- a CDS encoding gliding motility-associated C-terminal domain-containing protein yields the protein VEVTLRRCIKYCITPVIAAVILLVAFASVSTAAVDAVVEKSWNTWPSTIYYLALLQGPDSPYDDVTVYITAVDEYTLYINGKEIGSDNDWSTVESYQVNISGPNVIVGVAVKNNGLGNGNGLLVDIKANSDWLGTTTMKRRSHIVNEQRLLYGCAWYYYAGDVVAKIGDKWYDPKVDFFQEITKYGFKYAMLGTMGDLKYNPDNHIEIVTGYPQNIDIGTADNFKIVEDGAASIISRAEAVDRGIATDGLTKVGGIRLRRVEGENLALGKPAQEEKLSDGDLANGYAFNQDPVNITKYVDLEVIRRVNKMVLYTGGTNPDTWNRDSVRGYSVEISLDEFRYEEVGVLHEIGISNADEGGYDWYAIKFPEEWARYLRFKITEPRIFYPNIGEMMVYGVGYVYSGVYESDWFTFDNPSSLKNYDMITWFGKTPEGTKIVLQTKTKFELPDGTPVESDWSPEHTTSPFKFDSPEPAYAFKYRVSLSTQDIDVTPEFQEIMVTYSDTNQPVSRAQAYVLPNSVPMGEMTDFEYTIQYNLNPGQNIKTVAIFVPGESFVDSVYSSDADALVSIDETLTKSTPDTLYVTFATPVTNKVADAAGTMDELKIYFKTELLTNIHEFNSYVFNEFNNDGAGGVKVWQRADKSWTVSTSTILDSVLGKVAAVPKVFTPDPKDNINDFTVIEFELAKVESDVKIKIFDTKGRLVTTKDCGVLMAKKYYLDEKLNNAALAEKLPGYWDGTDDDGDLVPPGVYLYQVVVDTDSGEKIKGGTVVVAY